The following coding sequences are from one Leptolyngbya sp. NIES-3755 window:
- a CDS encoding transcriptional regulator, LuxR family protein (similar to AA sequence:cyanobase_aa:LBDG_45590), whose translation MSDGESQVQAPLSERELQVIELVAAGLTNQDIAEKLEISKRTVDNHISNILTKTETENRVALVRWALQWGKVCLDEVNCCTLPPYNPNGNGNGTSA comes from the coding sequence ATGTCAGACGGTGAATCTCAAGTCCAAGCGCCGCTCTCTGAACGCGAGTTGCAGGTTATTGAATTAGTAGCCGCTGGCTTAACGAATCAAGACATTGCGGAAAAACTCGAAATCAGCAAGCGCACAGTAGACAATCACATCAGCAACATTTTGACGAAGACCGAGACCGAAAATCGCGTGGCTCTCGTCCGCTGGGCACTCCAGTGGGGCAAAGTCTGTCTCGACGAGGTGAATTGCTGCACGTTACCGCCGTACAATCCAAATGGCAACGGCAACGGGACATCAGCATGA
- a CDS encoding hypothetical protein (hypothetical protein MicvaDRAFT_3703;~similar to AA sequence:cyanobase_aa:LBDG_45600), with amino-acid sequence MSYSVQNPTLPLAVYREVAAHLTQVDGVQTRLTPQTSEQFEYTRSQIGSLEIEFADPQARTQVEKILAYYGDRFGAWTILSDSETR; translated from the coding sequence ATGAGTTATTCAGTTCAAAATCCCACTTTACCGCTGGCAGTTTATCGAGAAGTGGCAGCACATCTAACTCAAGTGGATGGCGTTCAAACCCGCTTAACTCCCCAAACGTCTGAACAGTTTGAATACACGCGATCGCAGATTGGCAGCTTAGAGATCGAATTTGCCGATCCGCAAGCCCGAACCCAAGTTGAAAAGATTTTGGCGTATTATGGCGATCGCTTTGGAGCTTGGACGATCCTCTCTGACTCCGAAACCCGTTAG
- a CDS encoding hypothetical protein (similar to AA sequence:cyanobase_aa:LBDG_47690) translates to MSSPTSVIRRYTPPTCTLEIAAKDSPLSRWMGQSVLKNLRFKLSFDDPRVSEDQWITVRGDRNQLQALTDAVSHYVQNFLSQSSRFSTQSSIGVAEPVTDFLTQAEQNSAGIHLKPKGLISHELHLGSLANDSSGSVLSLSAVQLADLATALDECSADVTTLPNLEKPRWQTVTPAWGTIAAAAIVAVGVTASIARVFEPTAPTQTATSQGASSNDQRLPVQPLPNTTPAPNTIATLPTAPPPLATLPSTTTPPAPSISTTPTQPDTPRLKVAQEAPVSPPPQLEIPIRDVPVPAIPDQTRTSQAPSVAKASPNPNADPAPPASQTEVARSVSPAAASLQANAPRPVPAGTTIPQVAEVRAYFQKNWKPPQGMTEDIEYRLTLKPDGTIDRIEPLGQEAIRLLDASFPVTGQEFVTPIKGNGTPVIRLRLTPKGVVQTFLEAQ, encoded by the coding sequence ATGTCCTCACCTACCTCTGTCATCCGCCGTTACACCCCGCCCACCTGCACCCTAGAGATTGCAGCAAAAGATTCGCCGCTCTCACGCTGGATGGGGCAATCCGTCCTCAAAAATCTCCGTTTCAAACTCAGCTTCGACGATCCACGAGTCAGCGAAGATCAATGGATCACCGTCAGAGGAGATCGCAATCAACTCCAAGCCCTTACCGATGCGGTCAGCCACTACGTCCAAAACTTCCTCAGTCAATCGAGTCGGTTCAGCACCCAATCCTCGATCGGTGTTGCAGAACCTGTAACTGATTTCCTCACTCAAGCCGAGCAAAATTCCGCTGGAATCCATCTCAAACCGAAAGGATTAATCTCTCACGAACTTCATCTTGGATCGCTTGCAAACGACTCATCTGGCTCGGTTCTATCCCTCAGTGCCGTCCAACTCGCAGATCTAGCGACCGCACTGGATGAATGTTCCGCTGATGTCACCACCCTTCCCAACTTAGAAAAACCTCGCTGGCAGACCGTGACACCCGCTTGGGGCACGATCGCAGCCGCCGCTATTGTCGCTGTAGGAGTGACCGCCTCGATCGCACGTGTCTTCGAGCCAACTGCTCCCACTCAAACCGCTACCAGTCAAGGAGCCAGCAGCAACGATCAGCGACTTCCAGTGCAGCCTTTACCGAATACTACGCCCGCACCGAATACGATCGCAACTCTGCCAACCGCTCCCCCTCCTTTAGCTACACTTCCCTCAACGACGACTCCTCCCGCTCCCAGCATCTCAACAACTCCAACTCAACCCGACACCCCCCGTCTCAAAGTCGCTCAAGAAGCGCCTGTTAGCCCTCCTCCCCAACTTGAGATTCCGATTCGAGATGTTCCCGTCCCCGCCATTCCCGATCAAACCAGAACCTCTCAAGCGCCTTCAGTTGCCAAAGCTTCCCCCAATCCCAATGCAGATCCGGCTCCTCCAGCGAGTCAGACTGAGGTTGCCCGTAGCGTTTCTCCCGCAGCCGCGAGTCTACAAGCGAATGCACCTCGACCCGTTCCCGCAGGCACAACAATTCCTCAAGTCGCTGAAGTCAGAGCATACTTCCAAAAAAACTGGAAACCGCCCCAAGGCATGACTGAAGACATCGAATATCGACTAACGCTCAAACCTGATGGCACGATCGATAGAATCGAACCACTCGGTCAAGAAGCAATTCGCCTACTCGATGCTTCTTTCCCCGTCACCGGACAAGAATTTGTTACTCCAATCAAAGGGAACGGAACACCCGTAATTCGATTACGACTCACTCCAAAAGGGGTGGTTCAAACCTTCCTCGAAGCGCAATAA
- a CDS encoding hypothetical protein (hypothetical protein MC7420_2052;~similar to AA sequence:cyanobase_aa:LBDG_47680): protein MTSIVQPTASPSNWEDPHLSAQPNPDQLDNIKAQLDLILLALEAIANLSSEAMLQAASELNLESMISDRVSLWRLRQSSPLRKGQGGRKKLDVDEARALTLIICHLAKQQNELIRRAVALLEQLTEQNREPHQAALLGNYLDTFHNTYQERMEHGETISTDALTNLALKLLIDLLFYGSPQGVRRLWLTLLDRSLPTPPN, encoded by the coding sequence ATGACCTCGATCGTGCAGCCAACCGCCTCTCCCTCTAACTGGGAAGATCCGCATCTTTCCGCCCAGCCGAATCCCGATCAGTTAGACAACATCAAAGCCCAACTAGATCTCATTTTGCTGGCACTCGAAGCGATTGCGAATCTCTCCTCGGAAGCCATGCTCCAAGCCGCCTCCGAACTCAATCTCGAATCCATGATCAGCGATCGTGTTTCTCTCTGGCGGCTGCGCCAATCCAGTCCCTTACGCAAAGGACAAGGCGGACGTAAAAAGCTCGATGTCGATGAAGCGCGAGCGCTCACCCTGATTATCTGTCACTTGGCAAAACAACAGAATGAACTCATCCGTCGCGCCGTTGCTTTACTCGAACAACTCACGGAACAAAATCGCGAACCGCATCAAGCCGCTCTCTTAGGCAATTACTTGGACACGTTCCACAACACTTATCAGGAGCGAATGGAACATGGAGAGACAATTTCCACTGATGCCCTCACGAATCTCGCGCTCAAACTTCTAATCGATCTCCTGTTCTACGGCAGTCCCCAAGGCGTTCGACGACTTTGGCTGACTTTGCTCGATCGTTCCCTGCCCACTCCCCCGAACTGA
- a CDS encoding hypothetical protein (hypothetical protein glr0609;~similar to AA sequence:cyanobase_aa:LBDG_45580), whose protein sequence is MQHPKSGSIASSDRRTLNYQEAYPCPICRHGQVEGLTLMDAFACNFCRHIFTANLKEQTVHVEDSSQPMTWKWTGRKWQAANQTDLDLSIVIWIVAIALVILPPGLIWLPAQIFVPLDGSSGSWFPTFWIGLTFFCHFLFVAWLMAEHYQLPFYVAGKIRIRRWLERFSN, encoded by the coding sequence ATGCAGCATCCGAAATCCGGTTCGATCGCATCTTCAGATCGACGCACATTAAATTATCAAGAGGCGTATCCCTGTCCGATTTGTCGGCATGGACAGGTGGAAGGGTTGACGCTGATGGATGCGTTTGCTTGTAATTTCTGCCGCCATATTTTTACTGCGAACTTGAAAGAGCAAACAGTTCACGTCGAAGATAGTTCGCAGCCGATGACCTGGAAATGGACGGGGCGCAAGTGGCAAGCGGCGAATCAGACGGATTTAGATTTGTCGATCGTCATTTGGATTGTTGCGATCGCGCTCGTTATTTTGCCACCTGGTCTGATTTGGCTCCCTGCTCAAATTTTCGTTCCGTTAGATGGAAGTTCGGGGAGTTGGTTTCCGACGTTTTGGATTGGGTTGACGTTCTTCTGTCACTTTCTATTCGTCGCTTGGCTGATGGCGGAACATTACCAATTGCCGTTTTATGTGGCAGGGAAGATTAGAATTCGCCGCTGGTTGGAACGGTTTAGCAATTAG
- a CDS encoding protein kinase domain protein (similar to AA sequence:cyanobase_aa:LBDG_25010): MVSSISSGTLLRQRYLIKQVLGQGGFGRTYLAIDQERFNELCVIKEFTVPYQDDGLVEKAKTLFQREASTLYQIQHPQIPRFWAAFESDQRLFLVQDFVQGRTYRNLLQTRRQQGEAFSEAEILHLLNHLLPVLTYLHDRDIVHRDISPENIILRTRESREMVIPAEVTPTTNQGLPVLIDFGAVKEAASHWPIISTITRVGKVGYAPPEQLQTGNVSPHSDLYALGATCLVLLTGREPQSLLDSQTLAWQWQPYAQISEGLATVLQKMLALHPNDRYQSAREAWADLQPLMEGSVKSTLLNPMVQPPVPIDRDIAPAARDVSLKRTAATIRTQLFMTSNSENSASDTPKSGLSRSSAKRAATLSQWAVPAAIATSLLVSSGIGLHLFRMTEPLPSTQQIRADAPFRNTGDTSDGKPKQIVFQPGEISAVVPGNLVERNSHIYTVEAAQGQIMIVTLEGTGVRMNLLQKNGQAIDNSSHQTRSWTSQLSKTDQYRIEVTGTGAYSLDVTITPVSQFINSNVQHVRFSRGQNQTTVTGEAQPKKTRRYLLKASAGQVMGVRALKGDVALVVLAPNGQRIGGSSAESRNWKNRLPMDGEYTIEVSSKQRQDFALGFEIY, translated from the coding sequence ATGGTGTCTTCTATCTCGTCAGGAACGCTACTACGGCAACGGTATCTCATCAAGCAAGTTCTCGGTCAGGGAGGATTTGGACGAACTTATCTTGCGATCGATCAAGAACGCTTTAACGAACTCTGCGTTATTAAGGAGTTTACTGTTCCGTATCAGGATGATGGTTTGGTAGAAAAAGCCAAAACGCTCTTTCAGCGAGAGGCGAGTACGCTGTATCAGATTCAACACCCGCAGATTCCGCGATTCTGGGCAGCATTTGAGAGCGATCAGCGCTTGTTTCTGGTTCAGGACTTTGTACAAGGGCGGACTTATCGAAATCTCTTGCAAACTCGTCGGCAGCAAGGAGAAGCGTTTTCAGAGGCAGAAATTCTTCATTTGTTGAATCATTTGTTGCCAGTTTTGACTTATTTACACGATCGAGATATTGTTCATCGGGATATCTCACCTGAAAACATTATTCTCAGAACACGAGAATCTCGTGAGATGGTGATTCCAGCAGAGGTTACACCGACTACAAATCAAGGATTGCCTGTTCTAATCGATTTTGGAGCCGTGAAGGAAGCGGCAAGTCATTGGCCTATTATTTCAACGATTACACGAGTGGGCAAGGTGGGATATGCTCCACCTGAACAATTGCAAACCGGGAATGTCTCACCTCATAGCGATTTGTATGCTCTGGGTGCAACATGTTTAGTGCTGCTTACAGGACGAGAACCACAATCTTTGTTAGACAGTCAAACTTTAGCTTGGCAGTGGCAGCCCTACGCGCAAATTAGTGAAGGGTTAGCGACTGTTCTTCAGAAAATGTTGGCACTGCATCCGAACGATCGCTATCAATCCGCACGAGAAGCCTGGGCAGATCTACAGCCTTTGATGGAAGGGTCCGTTAAAAGCACGTTGCTGAATCCAATGGTGCAGCCTCCCGTACCGATCGATCGAGATATTGCACCTGCGGCACGAGATGTCAGTCTCAAACGAACTGCCGCAACGATTAGAACACAGCTATTTATGACTAGCAATTCTGAAAATAGCGCTTCGGATACGCCAAAATCTGGTCTTTCTAGAAGTTCTGCAAAAAGAGCAGCAACCCTGAGTCAGTGGGCTGTCCCTGCTGCGATCGCGACCAGTCTACTGGTTTCTAGCGGAATTGGCTTGCACTTGTTTCGGATGACTGAGCCACTCCCTAGCACACAGCAAATTAGAGCGGATGCACCGTTTCGGAACACTGGAGATACCAGCGACGGTAAACCGAAACAAATTGTTTTTCAGCCAGGAGAAATTTCAGCGGTCGTGCCAGGAAATTTAGTGGAACGGAATTCTCACATCTATACGGTTGAAGCCGCCCAAGGGCAGATCATGATTGTGACACTTGAGGGCACAGGTGTTCGTATGAATCTGCTTCAGAAGAACGGACAAGCGATCGACAATTCATCGCATCAAACTCGAAGTTGGACGAGTCAACTGTCGAAAACGGATCAGTACCGAATCGAAGTGACAGGAACGGGAGCTTATTCTCTAGATGTGACAATCACTCCTGTTTCTCAATTTATCAACTCCAATGTTCAACATGTTCGATTCTCTCGTGGTCAGAATCAAACGACCGTCACTGGAGAAGCCCAACCCAAAAAGACTCGGCGGTATTTACTGAAAGCTTCAGCAGGTCAGGTTATGGGAGTTCGAGCGCTCAAGGGTGATGTTGCACTTGTGGTGTTGGCTCCGAATGGGCAACGGATTGGGGGTAGCTCAGCAGAATCACGAAACTGGAAGAATCGACTGCCGATGGATGGAGAGTACACGATCGAAGTTTCCTCAAAACAGAGACAGGATTTTGCTCTGGGCTTCGAGATTTATTAA
- a CDS encoding phosphatidate cytidylyltransferase (similar to AA sequence:cyanobase_aa:LBDG_45690), with product MSSDWIHSLFGQIAIVLFWLSIVGVCAEIVNRVTGNNELVRKVVHIGTGNVILLAWWLNTPIWLGVSASILFSAVALISYYVPILPNINSIGRKSFGTFFYAVSIGVLVAWFWSISQPQFAAIGILVMTWGDGFAALIGQRFGKHPYRLWDMKKSWEGSGAMALISFTVCALILLFTIGNIWQIWLISIVIGLSAAILEAFSKFGIDNLTVPISSAAIAFFLTQALIF from the coding sequence GTGAGTTCTGACTGGATTCATTCTCTCTTCGGGCAAATCGCGATCGTCCTTTTCTGGTTGTCGATCGTGGGTGTGTGTGCTGAAATCGTCAATCGCGTCACAGGCAACAACGAATTAGTTCGCAAAGTCGTTCACATTGGCACTGGAAACGTTATTCTCCTTGCTTGGTGGCTCAACACTCCAATATGGCTAGGTGTAAGCGCTTCGATTTTATTTAGTGCGGTTGCTCTGATTTCTTATTACGTTCCGATCCTGCCCAATATCAACAGCATCGGGCGAAAAAGCTTTGGAACGTTCTTCTACGCGGTGAGTATTGGCGTTTTAGTCGCTTGGTTTTGGTCAATTTCTCAGCCACAATTTGCTGCGATCGGCATTCTCGTCATGACCTGGGGAGATGGATTCGCTGCCTTGATCGGTCAACGTTTCGGAAAACATCCTTACCGATTGTGGGACATGAAAAAAAGTTGGGAAGGTTCTGGCGCGATGGCACTTATCAGCTTTACCGTTTGTGCCCTCATTCTCTTATTCACGATCGGCAATATTTGGCAAATTTGGCTGATCTCGATCGTCATCGGGTTGAGCGCTGCTATTCTAGAAGCCTTTTCCAAATTCGGCATCGACAATTTAACCGTACCGATTTCGAGTGCTGCGATCGCATTTTTCCTAACTCAAGCTCTAATTTTCTAA